The Pygocentrus nattereri isolate fPygNat1 chromosome 2, fPygNat1.pri, whole genome shotgun sequence genome has a window encoding:
- the ppp1r15a gene encoding protein phosphatase 1 regulatory subunit 15A yields the protein MTAMALFTTNLHHPLYYWCLPQAALYIPSVKNLVHSASMTRTNTNLPLSPYTGMPVLTMLEKIGLHLWEVIRQVIRRFMSVTELLNSKVFFMCAGETGAMMGKSKKTTMGLEAPEGPGWEARNMEFRPTTMYKNTLDPQMKIMEDPVTKPDKLAGDGDEVVLSDWLDWESEEEEEDGRGSSDEEESNDDGDEEENEEDETKWSDEEDSDWSNDEGDSDASRESTELWESFFNNSDPYNPFYLFCPTGVKTESTDTTQNCTTSRPPVNEVQKSASADVKHSPGEGAEEGTKKVRFSEEVTVHHLIAWSSASQAARDGSCWLELARDRERFRRRVERTGEVLNPCLTAEHRARVWDRLQRGAQPEHR from the exons ATGACTGCTATGGCGCTGTTCACCACAAATCTGCATCACCCGTTATATTACTGGTGCCTACCACAAGCAGCCCTGTACATCCCTTCTGTGAAGAACCTAGTGCATTCTGCTAGCATGACAAGGACAAATACAAATCTGCCACTAAGCCCATACACTGGAATGCCCGTCCTTACCATGCTAGAGAAAATTGGACTTCATCTGTGGGAAGTCATCCGGCAAGTCATCCGTCGCTTTATGAGCGTTACGGAGCTTCTGAACTCCAAAGTTTTCTTTATGTGTGCTGGAGAAACAGGGGCCATGATGGGCAAGTCAAAGAAAACGACCATGGGCTTGGAGGCCCCGGAGGGCCCTGGATGGGAGGCCAGGAACATGGAATTTAGACCAACCACCATGTACAAGAACACATTGGATCCGCAAATGAAGATCATGGAGGATCCTGTGACCAAACCTGATAAGCTTGCAGGTGATGGAGATGAAGTTGTGCTTTCCGACTGGCTAGATTGGGAgtctgaggaagaggaggaagatggTAGGGGTAGTAGTGATGAGGAGGAGTCTAATGATGATGGGGATGAAGAGGAGAATGAAGAGGATGAAACGAAATGGAGTGATGAAGAGGATTCAGACTGGTCAAATGACGAAGGAGATTCTGATGCATCTAGAGAGAGCACAGAGTTATGGGAGTCCTTCTTCAACAACAGCGACCCCTACAATCCATTCTACCTCTTCTGCCCCACTGGAGTCAAAACAGAGTCTACAGACACCACACAGAACTGCACAACCTCAAGGCCTCCAGTAAATgaagttcaaaagtcagcatcTGCAGACGTAAAACACAGTCCTGGGGAGGGCGCAGAGGAAGGAACAAAGAAG gtaCGTTTCAGTGAGGAGGTAACAGTGCACCACCTGATAGCCTGGAGCTCTGCCAGCCAGGCTGCACGAGATGGTTCCTGCTGGTTGGAGCTAGCCAGAGATCGAGAGCGTTTCAGAAGAAGAGTGGAGAGAACCGGAGAGGTGCTCAACCCATGCCTAACAGCAGAGCATAGAGCCAGGGTTTGGGACCGACTTCAAAGAGGAGCTCAGCCAGAACACCGCTAA